From a region of the Babylonia areolata isolate BAREFJ2019XMU chromosome 21, ASM4173473v1, whole genome shotgun sequence genome:
- the LOC143296244 gene encoding collagen alpha-6(VI) chain-like: protein MAPRTAWTWTLALVVAVMATTLSAFTIPPLETEAPPSQSTQVLTEEPLDPTTTVLTEEPEFPDSTTPEPTEPPSTTTTTTTTTTPTPTTTTTTTTTTTTATTPTTPTPCESRMVDLAFLLDASASEGRTNFKTQLDFVKSFVSHVDVGPNAMQVGLVTFDTNVHRQFFLNQYDDKSSVIAAIDHVPYTSGATYTQRALEYMRTAFFTQGSGARSGVPKVLVLLTDGQSTSPTQTEQEAMRLKQTGVHAIAVGIGSSLGMNELRAIASNPQSVITVSDFHALLANIDAVKNSFCSYIGAIPQATTPAPVHVGGNCGTKPADIVFVLDASYSEGNANFNKQLSFVSNVTSQLAISPTDAQVALVTFSTSVHNQFYLNEHTSTYSVLNALSQVPFQAGATYTGRALRFVRTDSLSTSHGRRSGSQPIVIVLTDGQSSNKQETVHEAALLKDTGALVIAVGIGRDADQYELRHIATDTAHVFTVQNFDLLSAIQQQVLSEACGGLGPKPSVNPTCGAKPADIVFLMDSSSSEATSDFSKMKQFVSTFAQQFQIGPQNVQIGAISFSTSAHVAFHLNTYNSQAALQNGIARITYYGGSTHTDIALSTARNDLFTAAQGARDDATRTVILLTDGQSTNTRATALQASLLKQQGATVITIGVGSSVNHNELETVATDIQHSFAVASFNALQTIQHELVAATCKACSGNEEADILMVLDASSEGGQDNFIREVTFATNLVNDFVVGPDKVQFSLLTYSTLPNAEFWFNSYTERREMIFAMQTLQPTSGSSNLGGALTFAREYAYAPFHGARDDKNHFAIIVTDNMSDNVNDTIDQANQLKQNGVTVMAVGVGDQVSKDELSALASDPSDVFLVSDFNALKDLHKNVQTRVCNSINAVSSGDNTTPDTGMIG, encoded by the exons atggctccGCGGACAGCCTGGACTTGGACTCTGGCCCTTGTGGTCGCTGTGATGGCGACAACACTGAGCG CCTTCACCATTCCTCCGTTGGAGACGGAGGCCCCGCCATCCCAGTCCACCCAGGTTCTCACCGAGGAGCCCCTGGATCCAACCACCACCGTCCTGACTGAGGAACCGGAGTTTCCCGATTCTACCACCCCGGAGCCCACAgagcccccctccaccaccaccaccaccaccaccaccacgactccgactcctaccaccaccaccaccaccaccacgaccaccaccaccgccaccacccctacGACCCCTACAC CCTGCGAGTCAAGGATGGTGGATCTGGCGTTTCTCTTAGACGCCAGTGCCAGCGAGGGCAGGACCAATTTCAAGACCCAGCTGGACTTCGTTAAATCCTTTGTCTCTCACGTGGATGTCGGTCCAAATGCTATGCAG GTTGGCTTGGTGACTTTTGACACGAACGTTCACCGTCAGTTCTTCCTCAACCAGTATGACGACAAGAGCAGCGTCATTGCTGCCATTGATCACGTGCCTTACACCAGTGGCGCCACCTACACGCAGCGGGCGCTGGAGTACATGCGCACCGCCTTCTTCACCCAAGGTTCCGGTGCTCGTTCAGGTGTACCCAAA gtTCTGGTACTCTTGACTGACGGCCAGTCCACCAGCCCCACGCAGACGGAGCAGGAAGCCATGCGGTTGAAGCAGACGGGGGTGCACGCCATCGCTGTGGGTATCGGGTCCTCGCTGGGCATGAACGAGCTGCGGGCCATCGCGTCCAATCCCCAGAGTGTCATCACCGTGTCCGATTTCCACGCCCTTCTGGCCAACATCGATGCCGTCAAGAACTCCTTCTGttcct ATATCGGAGCTATTCCTCAGGCAACAACGCCAG caccTGTACACGTTGGTGGAA ACTGTGGAACCAAACCGGCCGATATCGTGTTCGTGTTAGATGCTTCCTACAGTGAAGGGAACGCGAACTTCAACAAACAGCTCAGCTTCGTTTCTAACGTCACATCACAACTCGCCATATCCCCCACTGATGCccag GTAGCCTTGGTGACATTCTCAACCAGTGTGCACAACCAGTTTTATCTGAACGAGCACACCTCCACCTACTCTGTTCTGAATGCGCTCAGTCAAGTGCCCTTCCAAGCAGGAGCCACCTACACGGGGCGAGCTCTGCGTTTCGTCCGCACCGACAGCCTCTCAACCAGTCACGGCCGTCGTTCCGGCTCTCAGCCAATCGTCATCGTGCTTACAGATGGCCAGTCATCGAACAA GCAGGAAACCGTGCACGAGGCCGCACTGCTGAAGGACACAGGAGCACTGGTGATCGCCGTGGGCATCGGCCGAGACGCTGACCAGTACGAACTGCGGCACATCGCCACCGACACTGCGCACGTGTTCACCGTGCAGAACTTTGACCTCCTGTCCGCCATCCAGCAGCAGGTCCTGTCGGAGGCTTGCGGAG GCCTGGGACCAAAGCCCTCTGTGAACCCAA cgtgCGGGGCCAAGCCTGCTGACATCGTGTTCCTGATGGACTCCTCCTCCAGTGAGGCCACCAGTGACTTCAGCAAGATGAAGCAGTTCGTCTCCACCTTCGCCCAGCAGTTCCAG ATAGGACCACAGAACGTGCAGATCGGGGCCATCAGTTTCAGCACCTCTGCCCACGTTGCTTTCCACCTCAACACCTACAACTCACAGGCTGCCCTGCAAAATGGCATTGCCAGAATTAc GTACTATGGGGGCAGCACCCACACGGACATTGCGCTGTCCACTGCCCGCAACGACTTGTTCACGGCGGCTCAAGGGGCCAGGGATGACGCCACCAGAACGGTGATTCTGCTGACCGATGGTCAGTCCACCAACACACGGGCCACTGCACTGCAG GCCTCCTTGCTGAAGCAGCAGGGCGCCACAGTGATCACCATCGGTGTGGGCAGCAGTGTCAACCACAATGAGCTGGAGACTGTGGCCACGGACATTCAGCACTCCTTTGCCGTGGCTTCCTTCAATGCCCTCCAGACCATCCAGCACGAGCTGGTGGCCGCTACctgcaaag CCTGCTCGGGCAACGAGGAAGCCGATATCCTGATGGTGCTGGACGCCTCCTCTGAAGGCGGGCAGGACAACTTCATCCGAGAGGTCACCTTCGCTACCAACCTCGTGAACGACTTCGTGGTGGGGCCCGACAAGGTGCAGTTCTCGCTGCTGACCTACTCCACCCTGCCCAACGCCGAGTTCTGGTTCAACTCGTACACGGAGAGGCGCGAGATGATCTTCGCTATGCAGACTCTTCAGCCCACGAGCGGCTCTTCCAATCTGGGTGGAGCTCTGACG ttcGCTCGGGAGTACGCATATGCGCCTTTCCACGGAGCCAGAGACGACAAGAACCACTTTGCCATCATTGTCACCGACAACATGTCCGACAATGTGAACGACACCATTGAtcag GCCAACCAGCTGAAGCAGAACGGGGTGACGGTGATGGCGGTGGGGGTAGGGGACCAGGTGAGCAAGGACGAGTTGTCGGCCTTGGCATCCGACCCCTCTGACGTGTTCCTGGTTTCGGACTTCAACGCCCTCAAAGACCTGCACAAGAACGTACAGACCAGAGTCTGCAACA GTATCAACGCCGTGTCCTCCGGCGACAACACGACAC